attagaaGGCATAGAAAGCCTTTTAGATGGTCATAGATATGAGTGCAGGGAAGTCCCTTAATATGGATTGAGCAGAAAGTGAGCAAACATATCCCATTCAGTTCCTTCATGGTAGTGGAGGCAAAATGGTATCTAGATATAGTTGTGAAAGGTCCCTTTATAAGAGCTGGTGCATATTTGGTGCAAAGCCTGGTTTTAGATTCCTATTTGTCCTCAGTTTAacagttatttatttatttatttattttacacaTAGGCTTCAATTGAACTAGTCGTTGCAATTTTAATGGCATATGGTGTTGTTTTATTACCTCATGCACAAATCGAAGAATTCCATGATTACGATGATGGTCTGTCCTGCATAGTTCTTGCTGCGAAGctgttgcattttctttttgggtctgGCTATCTCTTTGTTTTCCAACAGGAGTACACTGTAATTTGCTGAACTTCATGCCTAGGCATTTTATTGTTATTACAAGTTTCTAGTAATTGGATCGGTTTATGCTAGAAACTTTCATGTCATTAGTCAGTAGACAGTTGTAACATGCTTTCTTGTGTTTGAAGCTATGAAGCAACCTCTTCTAGGAGAAACCGTAGCCTAGCTAAGGAGCTTTTTACAGGAGCCGTGGCATCCATCTTCCTGGTATGTCACTTCATCTATTGTCTTAATAAATATGTTGCTTTTTCCgaattgcataaaatttctcaTATTGTATCCTCAATTACACTCATAAGCTTCAGCTAATAACTCTAGATAGCCATTGTATTATCCTCTTCTGTGATCCTTGTGTCAGTGAATTCTCTTATTATACTCAAGTGAGccatcttttttttgtttcccctTTTAATTGGATTGGATGGTTAGGTAATTTGATTGCAAATCACAAAGACTGTCTAGTATGATAATCAGAGTAGAACATTGGAACTATTAGTGTCCAAATTCACATGAATTTATTGCTGATAGCATGTTTTTGCAATGGTGCAGGGTTTTGGGTCATTGTTCTTACTCCTCTCTTGTGGCATTTACGTCTAATACTACGCTCTGTAGCGTTTGCACAGCTTGCCTTCTGCACTAGATAGGTGATTTTCCCAAAGCGGACATAGCGTGATCTCATGGTTTGAAATGAGGAAGTTGCCATAGGAGAGGGAGAGCATACTTATGAATAATATCACTATATACTGGATGGCTGTTATCTTTGTTGTTTAAATGTACTTGGGTAAATTGCTTGGTCCTGTTAATATTTGGTGTGCAGCCTTCTTTACTTTTTAATCTGATATGAAAGTTTGCACGGAGTTTCTGATGATCTGATACCCTTAGCAGAtggtttatttgatttttctgttgtgGACATGAACTGGGACATGATCTGATATACAGAATGTAGAAGATGAGTAGTTGGTAGGATCCAAGTTAGCTGTGTTTGAGAAGCCTCTCACGTCTTTACTGTGCTCCAGTTCTTGGAAAACACCACTCATTTGCTTGCTGTAACATATGCTAAATCTCATCCTCAACGCACGGTGGGCCTGTTTGCGCACGTAGTCAGGGGATCAAAATGCCCATGAATCAGGATCACTTGCTGGTCTCCATGACGAACCGAGCACAAATGCAGCACACAGATCAAAAGCTTTTGAACTCGTTCCGTATTTTTTCATTCCCTCTGGAACATCTTGAAAGGTGGAATTTAGTtataagaagaaattaaaacgtggaaataattttttttttttttttaaaaaggaccAACATCCTTAGCTAAGaaaaaggggaggaagaaaattagaacacaAGCTTTGGGCCGTTATCGGTCCAATTTGGCTTAAGCTAAGAACAACTCGAATACATGCATGAATGCCATCAAATAAAGgaccaaatattttttaatttttttaatcttgacTATTAAGATTTTTTGTCAATAGGAACTAAAACAGGAAGACTAATTGAAACTATGAACCTCCCGTTTGAATCCTACAGTTTGTACAATCTTCATATTATGATGATCAATCATATTATAGGAGCTTAATCTATATTTCTTTCACGCTTCAACTATAGGAAACTTGTGCATTCTGCTAAGTTAGTAAAAGTGATAGATAATCGAAACCAAGatttaagaaaaacattttgaaattttatatattacGTTGTAACAAAATTATTAACCTAAATGATCTTAACACAATATGTGGATTGTATTTACTGGCAAAGTTACACATAGaatgcatttttcaataataaCCTTTTTGCTAATAATCTTCATTGACATAGGAAGAtgttcggaaaaaaaaatttgaaaagggaagtgtgaaaaaaaaaagaataagaaagagaaatagcaATCAAAGTCAATTTTGAGTATTTGGGTTGGACTTAAGATACAATTGCAATACTATTGTGATTTAACATtcttaaagaaataaaacaaatacTAATTTAAGAACAAGGTTGACTTGAGTTCACAATCGATGTAGTAATGATAAATTCCTTATGCCATTTTTATATATAGATAACTTTATGGTTCTggatataattaaaaatatatatttgagcAAAAAAGTAGACTGAAGAACTTATGACATCATACCAAATTGTAGCTTCTTCAAATGAGCAAGGAAGGAAGGAAATCCCCGTTGTTAGCCATAACCTACAAAACTTTGAATACCAGATAAAAACTATACATTAGGAAACACGGTAGAGAAGCTGCtgaaaattttaccattaaTTGGATTAATGTAGGAGACATTCGtaaaaattaaacaagaaaCGGAAATTGAGCTATACAATTTAATAGAACCAAGGAGCTCCACAAAATTGCTGATTTTATATAATCTGCACAACTGTATGGAAACTCTATTCTGTTTATTCTCAAATGTGGCTCGATACATCAGCTTTGTACGGATTTTAGAGAAGCCGACATCATTTCCTCGAAAAAGGACAGGTCATTTCCTCTCTATTTCtggattttcttcttgttcttttttttttttttcatacccAAAGGTAGGTGAGAAACTGAGGTGCAATTTAATTGGGGGCATGGACGTTTGATACATTGATTGACACCTGGGCACATCGGGGTTTTTGGTCATGTAACGTTTCTCCGTCTGGAATTTGTCCATTTAATAgcttttttttaactttttccctAATCTTGtttagatttccttttctttttatttttaaatttaccCTCCGTAGCCAATCATATTCGATTGAGGCTGGGAATGATCCAGCAGTGATGTAGACAACACGATGGACCAATCGACCAAAGTTGGGCCCACGGACATTATTGTGGGCCCAGTCGATTTTGGTTGGGTCCATGGTCGGTTTTTTTTCGCAAAAGTCGGAAGTTAATGACGTTATCGCTTTCCATATCTAATCGAGCAGAAAATTTTGAGCCGTTCAAGGTTCGGGCAAACGAGGTATTGCTAGTCTTTTGAGGGTTCGTTGCAAATTGCCCCCACCGACGTTTCTTGGATTTTGGAATCCCATTGCACCGTCTCCCGCGGCGTCGGCTCCAACTAAATTTTGCTAAGAACTTCGACCAAATGATAACACgcgattaattatttttggtaaattcaTCATACacatgtatatgtatgtatatattgcATGTGAGAGCATATGTCTAAGGTTCTCGCGAgaatttgattggaatcgatgTCAAATGGGTGTTGATTGTAGTTTTGAATTATATAGTAGGCCATATACATTTTCTaatgaacataaattatttatgatcaACTTGCCTTTCATAACTAGTCACTTTGCCgcatatattttaaaaaaaaaaaatggctggAGTTAGTCTCGAGAGGCGCATGGCCACTAATTTGAAAAACTCAGggcaaattgcaaaaattgacatgtcaagaatagtcttaaaacttcttctttttttggtgggggAGGAGGGGCGAGGGGTTGTAATTCTTCTTTACGTTAACTATGGTCGTAAGGATCTAGAACAAGATCCAATCTAAATTTCTTATTTGACGTTTCATATCGTTGTCCaaagtagaaaaaagaagaggacaaGGGGAAAAAGGGGGGGGTTTATTTTCCATCATCCACAGACCCACTAACTATTATTCATAAGACAATCATCATTTAATCCAAGAGTTCACGACATTCTTACATTGAATGAGTTTATACTTATTCCCAATTTGATAGCATAAAATCAGTTATATGTAAATCTctaagaaatgaaaaatatcaacCATTTTAATATGGTGCATattattagaaaatgaaaaaaattccaaGATGTCACATTTGCATTGGTCAGAATTTTCAACAAACATTGATACACATTGGTAATGTGCCATCAATTAACCATAGGCTCTAATACTGTTTGTTAGGAGCTCACATCAGAAGCCTAGTACCTTCATCAAGGTGAGACCACCCGGCAAGAGCACAAGTTCGAGTCCATCAACAAATCCAATTAAACTCATTTTCACGTAAAAATTTAAACCAATGAGTACTAGGGCATATTAGCTACCCCACCAAACCGATTCTTAGATTTGAGACTATTTTCTAAACAATCACTCTCTCTCACGCAAGCTCAGTGATAGGTCTGCTCACCTTTAATTTAGATATCATTTTGCATTAACATATTTCAACTTGAATCTCTAATACCACTTACTTTCATCCTCAATCCCTTTTGCCAAATCAAACCATGAAAGTTGTCATCAAGATTGCAATGCTCCACAACAACATCCACTTTCACCCTCGGTCTTTCTACTAGACCGACCACAAAGGCTGCCTCAAAATTGGGCTGATTTACCAAACACCAATACACATTGAGAGTAGCCTACCAATGGACTTCAACTCTAAAACCATATGTTGGGAGTGTTGGGAGTGTGCAATAGAATCCCATTATTGCCAGGGGAGaacccaagttcaagttcacTAATATATCTAGTTGGAAGTATcttcacttaaaattttaaatcaatatTATGAGtcaactatgatatattaattgtttcGCTCCA
This genomic stretch from Eucalyptus grandis isolate ANBG69807.140 chromosome 3, ASM1654582v1, whole genome shotgun sequence harbors:
- the LOC104436484 gene encoding transmembrane protein 258, which translates into the protein MAPKGIASPVPISWYPTLSVLMLAIGLVITASFFIYEATSSRRNRSLAKELFTGAVASIFLGFGSLFLLLSCGIYV